A single Cannabis sativa cultivar Pink pepper isolate KNU-18-1 chromosome 7, ASM2916894v1, whole genome shotgun sequence DNA region contains:
- the LOC115696976 gene encoding protein TIFY 5A produces MRRNCNLELQLVPAAFSVADLNSNYPIHNSMKIEDDDDGYSNKNSNMMMNNRSSTTNQNQPLTIFYNGKICVCDVTEFQARAIILLASREMEERLKTPRGVAAAIATTPVSEPCSPSIQSPIYSPTAALSMKRSLQRFLQKRKHRAQATSPYYHH; encoded by the exons ATGAGGAGGAATTGCAATTTGGAGCTTCAACTTGTCCCAGCTGCTTTTTCAGTTGCTGATCTTAATTCTAACTACCCTATTCACAATTCCAT GAAaattgaagatgatgatgatgggtaTTCGAATAAAAATAGTAATATGATGATGAACAACAGAAGTAGTACTACAAATCAAAATCAGCCACTTACAATTTTCTACAATGGAAAGATTTGTGTTTGTGATGTAACTGAGTTTCAG gCTAGAGCCATTATTCTTCTTGCAAGTAGAGAAATGGAGGAGAGATTAAAGACACCAAGGGGGGTGGCGGCAGCAATAGCGACAACACCGGTGTCAGAGCCGTGCTCACCGAGCATTCAGTCACCGATTTACAGCCCAACGGCGGCTCTTTCAATGAAGAGATCACTCCAAAGATTTCTCCAAAAACGCAAGCACAGAGCTCAAGCCACCTCTCCTTATTACCATCActag